The following proteins are co-located in the Polymorphospora rubra genome:
- a CDS encoding carbohydrate ABC transporter permease, which produces MTQPAFLSRTLTGRQQRAGMAFAVPAALLFAIILAYPIFESFRTSLFSIDLLTGDASYVGLDNYAALGSDRNLLSTIGNTLLWTVVSLAGQLVLGLIAALLIDTNWRGMRWIRQLLLIPYVVPVIATALVWQWMLDGHYGIISTNLQSWGVLPAGATPLGLEGTALFTVILVNIWRGFPFAMLVYWARMQSIDKGQYEAARVDGAGAWREFVHITLPNLKSATIALLALRGIWTLMYFELVWLLSRGGPAGSSEVLSTYIYKVVMGEFRIGYAAAIASAVGLFLAAVGVAGWLVVRTRGRRSK; this is translated from the coding sequence ATGACGCAACCTGCCTTCCTGTCCCGGACCCTGACCGGACGGCAGCAGCGCGCGGGCATGGCGTTCGCCGTGCCCGCGGCACTGCTCTTCGCGATAATCCTGGCGTACCCGATCTTCGAGAGTTTCCGTACGTCACTGTTCTCCATCGACCTGCTGACCGGTGACGCCTCCTACGTGGGGCTGGACAACTACGCGGCACTCGGCAGCGACCGGAACCTGCTGTCCACGATCGGCAACACTCTGCTGTGGACGGTGGTGTCACTCGCCGGCCAGCTCGTCCTCGGGCTCATCGCGGCGCTGCTCATCGACACCAACTGGCGCGGCATGCGGTGGATCCGCCAACTGCTGCTGATCCCGTACGTCGTACCGGTCATCGCCACCGCCCTGGTGTGGCAGTGGATGCTCGACGGCCACTACGGGATCATCAGCACCAACCTGCAGTCCTGGGGAGTCCTGCCGGCCGGCGCCACCCCGCTCGGCCTGGAGGGGACGGCGCTGTTCACCGTCATCCTGGTGAACATCTGGCGCGGCTTCCCGTTCGCGATGCTCGTCTACTGGGCCCGGATGCAGAGCATCGACAAGGGACAGTACGAGGCGGCCCGGGTCGACGGCGCCGGCGCCTGGCGCGAGTTCGTACACATCACCCTGCCCAACCTGAAGTCGGCGACGATCGCGCTGCTGGCCCTGCGCGGCATCTGGACGCTGATGTACTTCGAACTGGTCTGGCTGCTCAGCCGGGGCGGACCGGCCGGCTCGAGCGAGGTGCTCTCCACCTACATCTACAAGGTCGTCATGGGTGAGTTCCGGATCGGGTACGCCGCCGCGATCGCCTCGGCCGTCGGGCTCTTCCTCGCCGCGGTCGGCGTGGCCGGCTGGCTCGTGGTGCGGACCCGGGGAAGGCGGTCCAAGTGA
- a CDS encoding carbohydrate ABC transporter permease, with protein MSVTSEARRPPTAQADGGPTRTPSKAPPKTSGKKVAAVIGRIIALALIVFFAVGPILWMALSSFRPADELFQSDPSLIPSRLTGDWYREVFEGSEAVRWFVNSFIVAVVTTLVSVTVGTTAGYAVSRFEFPGRKVLLACLSVSYLFPAILLLVPLYLALSALGLVGGLFGIIVAHLTITLPLTTWLMKSFVEAVPKELEEAAWVDGLGYFRSFLIVTLPLLRTGLATTAMFSFILSWDEYLFASVIAQGQNVTAPVAMAGFVTSFDIRWGAIMALSTLVTIPVVGLFFVLQRYYEKGLTAGSVKG; from the coding sequence GTGAGCGTGACAAGCGAAGCCAGGCGGCCCCCCACGGCGCAGGCCGACGGCGGGCCGACCCGCACCCCGTCGAAGGCACCGCCGAAAACGTCGGGGAAGAAGGTCGCCGCCGTCATCGGTCGGATCATCGCCCTGGCGCTGATCGTGTTCTTCGCGGTCGGGCCGATCCTGTGGATGGCGCTGAGTTCGTTCCGGCCCGCCGACGAACTCTTCCAGTCCGACCCGTCGCTGATCCCGTCCCGGCTGACCGGTGACTGGTACCGGGAGGTCTTCGAGGGCAGCGAGGCGGTGCGCTGGTTCGTCAACAGCTTCATCGTCGCCGTCGTCACCACACTCGTCTCGGTGACCGTCGGCACCACCGCCGGATACGCGGTCAGCCGCTTCGAGTTCCCCGGCCGCAAGGTGCTGCTCGCCTGCCTCAGCGTGTCGTACCTCTTCCCCGCGATCCTGCTGCTGGTGCCGCTCTACCTGGCGCTGTCGGCACTCGGGCTGGTCGGTGGCCTCTTCGGCATCATCGTCGCCCACCTGACCATCACCCTGCCGCTGACCACCTGGCTGATGAAGTCGTTCGTCGAGGCCGTGCCGAAGGAACTGGAGGAAGCGGCCTGGGTCGACGGCCTCGGCTACTTCCGGTCCTTCCTCATCGTCACCCTGCCGCTGCTGCGGACCGGGCTGGCGACGACCGCGATGTTCTCGTTCATCCTCTCCTGGGACGAATACCTCTTCGCCAGCGTCATCGCGCAGGGCCAGAACGTCACCGCACCGGTGGCGATGGCCGGCTTCGTCACCTCGTTCGACATCCGCTGGGGCGCGATCATGGCCCTGAGCACCCTGGTAACCATCCCCGTCGTCGGACTCTTCTTCGTGCTGCAGCGCTACTACGAAAAGGGTCTGACCGCGGGCAGCGTGAAAGGCTGA
- a CDS encoding FAD-dependent oxidoreductase, which translates to MSRTENPVLTPQVLVVGAGSAGTAAAIAAAETGADTLLVEASGHVGGTLARQLLEHSAGFHDAAGNQVTGGVGQRIVTLLQEYGGSPGHIPDDVSYTATRTPVNHSELSMCEAVLLRRAGVHLLLNTVVVDVETAAGTGGNEGGGTGTTVTAVVAEIPGRGRTTIRPGIVVDCSGDAVVFALAGASFQTDRADATQPGSLLLKLGGVDYAPLLKYAADNPDDLRPDSRIGAAGDDHANLWGFGKLLARGHADGRLSWRRTEMHLAAWPSRGEAVLNLTRTAVEPGASHGDAYLKLAQQVMETVAWFREYVPGGRLAYLAEVADRVGVRESRRIRGVVTLTEDDVKQGRRSAQSVGQGAFPIDVHDANSAGLSHTDGLASAYDIPYGILVGAEHDNLLAAGRCVSSTHEANGSARITATCFATGEAAGTAAALAVLDGVAPRLLDVGELQARLRQRGVIGAR; encoded by the coding sequence GTGTCGCGTACCGAAAACCCCGTACTCACCCCTCAGGTGCTCGTCGTCGGCGCCGGATCGGCCGGCACCGCCGCCGCGATCGCGGCGGCGGAGACCGGGGCCGACACCCTGCTGGTCGAGGCCAGCGGCCACGTCGGCGGTACGCTCGCCCGCCAACTGCTGGAGCACAGCGCCGGCTTCCACGACGCCGCCGGCAACCAGGTCACCGGCGGCGTCGGCCAGCGCATCGTCACCCTGCTCCAGGAGTACGGCGGCTCGCCGGGCCACATCCCGGACGACGTGTCGTACACCGCCACCCGTACGCCGGTCAACCACTCCGAGCTGTCCATGTGCGAGGCCGTACTGCTCCGCCGGGCCGGCGTACACCTGCTGCTCAACACCGTCGTCGTCGACGTCGAGACCGCCGCCGGGACCGGCGGGAACGAGGGCGGCGGGACCGGCACCACGGTCACCGCCGTCGTCGCCGAGATCCCCGGGCGGGGGCGCACCACCATCCGCCCGGGGATCGTCGTGGACTGCTCCGGCGACGCGGTCGTCTTCGCACTCGCCGGCGCGTCGTTCCAGACCGACCGGGCCGACGCGACCCAGCCCGGGTCGCTGCTCCTCAAGCTCGGCGGCGTCGACTACGCGCCGCTGCTGAAGTACGCCGCCGACAACCCCGACGACCTGCGGCCGGACAGCCGGATCGGCGCCGCCGGCGACGACCACGCCAACCTGTGGGGGTTCGGGAAGCTGCTGGCACGGGGGCACGCCGACGGCCGGCTGTCGTGGCGGCGTACCGAGATGCACCTGGCAGCCTGGCCGAGCCGGGGCGAGGCGGTGCTCAACCTGACCCGGACCGCGGTCGAGCCCGGGGCGAGCCACGGGGACGCCTACCTCAAGCTCGCCCAGCAGGTCATGGAGACGGTCGCCTGGTTCCGCGAGTACGTCCCCGGCGGCCGGCTCGCCTATCTGGCCGAGGTCGCCGACCGGGTCGGGGTACGCGAATCCCGCCGGATCAGGGGCGTCGTCACCCTGACCGAGGACGACGTGAAGCAGGGCCGCCGGTCGGCGCAGAGCGTCGGGCAGGGAGCCTTTCCGATCGACGTACACGACGCCAACTCGGCCGGGCTGTCGCACACCGACGGGCTGGCGTCCGCCTACGACATCCCGTACGGCATCCTCGTCGGCGCCGAGCACGACAACCTGCTCGCCGCCGGCCGGTGTGTCTCCAGCACCCACGAGGCGAACGGGTCGGCCCGGATCACCGCCACCTGTTTCGCCACCGGCGAGGCGGCGGGTACGGCGGCGGCTCTGGCGGTGCTGGACGGGGTAGCTCCCCGCCTGCTGGATGTCGGGGAGTTGCAGGCCCGGCTGCGCCAACGGGGTGTCATCGGCGCCCGCTGA